Below is a window of Cyanobacteria bacterium FACHB-DQ100 DNA.
GGTTTCTCGGTTGTACCGTGCCCCTTTGCATACGTCACATTGCACATACACATCCGGTAAAAAGTTCATCTCGATCACATTCACGCCCTGACCGCTGCAGGCTTCACAGCGTCCGCCTTTGACATTGAAGGAGAATTGACCAGGCTTATAGCCTCTAGCTTTCGCCTCGATCGTTTCGGCAAACACATCGCGAACCACATCAAAAACACCCGTATAGGTCGCGGGATTCGATCTCGGAGTGCGTCCAATTGGGGATTGATCGATGACGATCGCTTTATCCAGGGCATCGAGCCCTTTGACGGGCTGCATTTCTTTGGGTTGAGGAACCTTTTGCCCAAAGTGATGCTGAATGGCGGGATAAAGCAATTCGTTGATTAGCGTAGATTTACCAGAACCCGAAACGCCTGTGACGCAAACCAATCTGCCGAGCGGGATTTCAACATTGACATTTTTGAGGTTGTTACGGTTGGCGCTGCGGATCAAGAGCGATCGACCATTGCCTTCTCGCCGTTCGGCGGGTGTTTGAATCGATCGCCGACCAGACAGATAGGCACCTGTTAGCGATTCTTCTGAATTCAAGAGGGTTTCAAAATCACCTTGGGCAACAATTCGCCCACCATGTACACCCGCGCCTGGGCCAATATCGACTAAATGATCAGCAGCACGAATGGTTTCTTCGTCGTGTTCAACCACGATTAGCGTATTTCCAAGATCCCGCAGTTTAGTCAACGTATTGAGCAATCGGGTGTTATCGCGCTGGTGTAGCCCGATGCTTGGTTCATCTAGAACGTACAGAACGCCTGTGAGACCTGCGCCAATTTGGGTGGCCAGTCGAATGCGCTGAGCTTCACCGCCAGAAAGCGTCATCGCGGTACGATCGAGGGTCAAATAGTCCAATCCCACATCCAGAAGAAACTGCAATCTCGCTTTGATTTCTCGCAGGACAAGATCGCCGATTTGAGCTTGACGATCGCTCAGTTCTAAGTTCTCAACTCGATCCAAGCATTCTCGAATCGAAACGCCCGTAAACTGATGAATTCGATATTGCCCTAAACGAACGGCAAGAGATTCCGGTTTTAAGCGTTTTCCGCCACAAACATCACAGGCTTGATCAATCAAGTATTGCTCTAATTTCTGCTTGTACAGGTCAGAATTGGCTTCTTGATATTGGCGATCGAGCAACGGAATCGCGCCTTCATATCGACGGTGATAGCCTTTGTTTTCTCGATAGCGCGAATCGACTTCGATCCAAATCGGATCTTTGGAACCATACAGCATGACGTGCTGCTGCTCTGGAGTGAGTTGACTCCAGGGGGTTTGAATATCAAAGCCGTAAGCTTCGGCAACGCTGCAAATCAGCGATAAGTAATAAGTATTATCTTTGTCTGACCAGGGTGCGATCGATGCATAAACCGGAAGATTCGGATTCGGAATAATCAGTTCGGGTGAGAAAGTTCGATGGCTGCCAATCCCATGACAGTTTGGGCACGCCCCATAGGGTGAGTTGAACGAGAATAAGCGGGGAGAAAGTTCCTCCATCACTGCCCCGTGTTCTGGACAGGCGAAATTCTCGGAAAAAACAAGTTCTGAAGGCTGATCTTCAGAATTTTCATCACGCATCAAATCAACTACGGCAATTCCACCCGATCGCTTCAAGCAGGTGGTTAACGAATCGCTGAGGCGTTCTTGAATATCGTCTTTTTTTACCAAGCGATCGACCACAACTTCGATCGTATGCAACTGGTTTTTATCTAGCTCGATCGAGTCGCTTAACTCTCTTACTTCGCCATCGATCCGAACTCGCACAAAACCTTCTGCTGCAAGTCCCGAAATTAGCTTACGATGCGTTCCTTTCTTCCCTCGAACCACAGGTGCGAGAACTTGAAAGCGGGCTCGATCCGGTAGCTCCATGATTCGATCGACCATTTGATCGATCGTTTGAGGGGCAATGGAACGATCGCAAATCGGGCAGTGCGGCGTACCTGCGCGACCGTAGAGCAATCGTAAGTAATCGTAGATTTCAGTTACCGTTCCAACGGTCGATCGCGGATTATGCGAAGTCGATTTTTGATCGATCGAAATTGCCGGACTTAAGCCTTCGATCGCATCAACATCGGGCTTATCCACTTGTCCTAAAAACTGCCGAGCATAGGCACTCAGCGACTCCACATAGCGCCGCTGCCCTTCTGCAAAAATTGTGTCAAACGCTAGAGAAGATTTCCCTGATCCTGAAACTCCGGTAAAGACAATTAGACGATCGCGGGGTAGTTCTAGATCGACGTTCTTCAAATTATGCTGACGTGCACCTCGAACCCGAATCGAGTTCAGCGAAACGATTTTTCTTGCAGGATTTTTCAATCCGTTCGATTCGATTTCGGCTCCTGAATCAGGACTTAATACCGGAGAATCAGAGCTTTTAGATTGGCTAACACGCTTTGGCATTCGGAGGGCGCAGAAATAGTCCTTAACGATTCTATCGCTCTGATTCACGATCGAGTTGATTTGTACTCAGGATCGACCCTGTGAATTAGTTAATGTTTTGCGGGTGAGGCACGATCGCAAGTAGAAACTTAGGCTATCGATTCTTCATCGCTCGCTGCATATCACGCTGATCGTCACGCCGCTTAGAGTCTTCCCGCTTGTCATACAGCTTCTTACCCCGAACCAGTGCTAGATCCACTTTGACCCAGCCCCGTTTCAAGTACATCTTCAGTGGAACCAGCGTTAACCCTTGCTGCTCTACCTTTCCAACCAGCTTACGGATTTCGTCGCGCCGCAATAATAGCTTGCGAGTGCGAACAGGATCATGGTTAAAAACCTGGCTCGCCGTTTTGTGCGGTGAAATATGAACGTTATGTAGAAAAACTTCGCCATTACGAACAAGCGCGAACCCGTCTCGTAAGTTGACCCGACCTTCACGGATCGACTTCACCTCAGTTCCCGCAAGCTCAATTCCCGTCTCGTAGGTTTCCAGAATTTCGTACTGAAACCTCGCTTGACGGTTATCACTAACGATTTTAATGGCTTCATTCTTCTCACTCATAATCTCTACTCTAGCGTAGTTAATTCGGTCTGAAGCTAAAAAAATCGCCTAACTCAAGCGCAAAAGCACGATGAGCCAGGCGAATTACTCAAGGAGACGAAGCAATTTAATACAAAAATACTATACACGCATATTCTTTCAATAGCAAATTCAAGTAGGGTTCAGCTCTGACCCAAAGCAAAAATAACGGTAGCTAGAGTGCGATTCAGATAATTTCAGCAGCATTTTGTGATTTCCGATACAGATTGAACGTACCTAATCAACGAGATTTGACAATATCTCAAGGATCTACGCCTTTGGGTATACCGTCTGTCTCAGGTCTACACAATTGGAATCTAACTTCACTTCGGCTGTAGACAGACATCGAAAAACTGGCTCATTCATTGCAAGTCTGTCAGTGCTGAATTTGAAGAGTTCTGGGATTCGGGAATTACATCTCCAACTTTAGGGGTTCTTCTGCTGAGCAAGATGGGTCATTCCACGCTTTGTTTAGTTGTCGCCGATTTCGGCTTTGTCGCATTCATCTAGGAAATCTTCTGTCATGGTGTCAAGAGCATCGTTGAAGCAAAAAATGCAAATTCGCAGGAAAAAGCCTGCACTGTTGAAATCTTGGGAGGCACTGGTTCGCACCGTCAGCCAGCTTGCTCCAAGTTGGCAAATGTCAATTCCACTCACGGTCGCGATCGTTGGACTCTGGAGCTACGCGGCTGTTGCCCAAACCCCACC
It encodes the following:
- the uvrA gene encoding excinuclease ABC subunit UvrA, whose amino-acid sequence is MPKRVSQSKSSDSPVLSPDSGAEIESNGLKNPARKIVSLNSIRVRGARQHNLKNVDLELPRDRLIVFTGVSGSGKSSLAFDTIFAEGQRRYVESLSAYARQFLGQVDKPDVDAIEGLSPAISIDQKSTSHNPRSTVGTVTEIYDYLRLLYGRAGTPHCPICDRSIAPQTIDQMVDRIMELPDRARFQVLAPVVRGKKGTHRKLISGLAAEGFVRVRIDGEVRELSDSIELDKNQLHTIEVVVDRLVKKDDIQERLSDSLTTCLKRSGGIAVVDLMRDENSEDQPSELVFSENFACPEHGAVMEELSPRLFSFNSPYGACPNCHGIGSHRTFSPELIIPNPNLPVYASIAPWSDKDNTYYLSLICSVAEAYGFDIQTPWSQLTPEQQHVMLYGSKDPIWIEVDSRYRENKGYHRRYEGAIPLLDRQYQEANSDLYKQKLEQYLIDQACDVCGGKRLKPESLAVRLGQYRIHQFTGVSIRECLDRVENLELSDRQAQIGDLVLREIKARLQFLLDVGLDYLTLDRTAMTLSGGEAQRIRLATQIGAGLTGVLYVLDEPSIGLHQRDNTRLLNTLTKLRDLGNTLIVVEHDEETIRAADHLVDIGPGAGVHGGRIVAQGDFETLLNSEESLTGAYLSGRRSIQTPAERREGNGRSLLIRSANRNNLKNVNVEIPLGRLVCVTGVSGSGKSTLINELLYPAIQHHFGQKVPQPKEMQPVKGLDALDKAIVIDQSPIGRTPRSNPATYTGVFDVVRDVFAETIEAKARGYKPGQFSFNVKGGRCEACSGQGVNVIEMNFLPDVYVQCDVCKGARYNRETLQVKFKGKSIADVLSMTVEEGAEFFKNIPQAANRLQTLVDVGLGYMRLGQTAPTLSGGEAQRVKLATELSRRATGKTLYLIDEPTTGLSFYDVHKLLDVIQRLVDKGNSVLVIEHNLDVIRCSDWIVDLGPEGGDRGGEIVAVGTPEEIVKNSRSYTGQYLQQVLQQYPAGS
- the smpB gene encoding SsrA-binding protein SmpB, with the translated sequence MSEKNEAIKIVSDNRQARFQYEILETYETGIELAGTEVKSIREGRVNLRDGFALVRNGEVFLHNVHISPHKTASQVFNHDPVRTRKLLLRRDEIRKLVGKVEQQGLTLVPLKMYLKRGWVKVDLALVRGKKLYDKREDSKRRDDQRDMQRAMKNR